In Bacteroidota bacterium, the following proteins share a genomic window:
- a CDS encoding ImmA/IrrE family metallo-endopeptidase translates to MNKVNHKMIQLARESRGYTQTELAELTDIPQSNLSRIERDALNVSPENLKKLCATLSYPEEFFFQQITLATTDTHYRKAIVIEQKTKLKAEALMNIYKANIEEMLKSLELSTHNIPVLKEETDSPEKVAQFLRSYWKIPKGAVQNLAQVIEDNGIIIIQLDFDTDKIDGRTIVTDTGHPIIFINKNASGDRQRLTLAHELGHVILHMNSIPSFSRDEEGDAFGFGIEFLMPLSECKYDLEGRLTIEKLADLKRIWKISMQSIVFRAQKQSLITYNSARYLWSQFASRGWRKVEPIEVPKEEATLLNRMANLFITDLEYSKKELAGIFRLNVDEMEERFFTKSKRLKVA, encoded by the coding sequence ATGAATAAAGTAAACCATAAGATGATTCAACTTGCTCGTGAGTCGCGTGGTTACACCCAAACCGAGCTTGCCGAGCTAACCGATATACCACAAAGCAACCTTAGTAGGATAGAAAGGGACGCATTGAATGTGTCACCAGAAAATTTGAAAAAGTTGTGTGCCACTCTTAGCTACCCAGAAGAATTTTTCTTTCAACAAATCACGCTTGCAACAACAGATACTCATTATAGAAAGGCGATTGTTATTGAGCAGAAAACAAAACTTAAAGCAGAGGCTTTGATGAATATTTATAAGGCCAATATTGAGGAAATGCTCAAGTCTTTAGAGTTGTCAACGCACAATATACCAGTATTAAAAGAAGAAACAGATTCCCCTGAAAAGGTAGCTCAATTTTTAAGGAGCTATTGGAAAATTCCTAAAGGAGCCGTACAAAACCTTGCTCAAGTTATAGAGGACAATGGCATCATTATTATTCAACTTGATTTTGATACCGATAAAATAGACGGGAGAACTATTGTAACTGACACCGGGCATCCAATAATATTTATAAATAAAAACGCTTCCGGTGATAGGCAAAGATTGACTTTGGCTCACGAACTTGGTCATGTCATTTTGCACATGAATAGTATCCCCTCATTTTCAAGAGATGAGGAGGGAGATGCTTTTGGATTTGGCATTGAGTTTTTAATGCCGTTAAGCGAGTGTAAATATGATTTGGAAGGAAGGTTGACCATTGAGAAATTGGCAGACCTTAAAAGAATTTGGAAAATATCAATGCAGTCAATTGTGTTTAGAGCGCAAAAGCAAAGCCTTATTACTTATAACAGCGCAAGATATTTGTGGTCGCAATTCGCGTCAAGGGGATGGAGGAAGGTTGAGCCTATTGAAGTCCCAAAAGAAGAAGCCACATTGTTGAACCGGATGGCAAATTTGTTTATTACCGACCTTGAATATAGCAAGAAGGAACTCGCCGGAATATTCAGATTGAATGTTGATGAAATGGAAGAAAGATTTTTCACCAAGTCCAAGCGACTAAAAGTCGCATAA
- a CDS encoding IS1595 family transposase codes for MATYTIQQFREKFATDEACLDKIFTLRYGKLEACPECQCVASFRRITTRRCYQCTECYTQFYPTAGTVFEKTRTPLASWFYVIYLFTSTRNGVAAKEIQRQLGVTYKCAFRMGHCIRALIQGMGAEALKGLVECDETFVGGKESNKHKDRRPKPIHVSVNKEKRKSPIAGKTIVFGALERDGKVITRVIPDVTTKSLKAALKETVEEGSIVITDEHGGYKSITDKYFHGYVSHSKGEYARGVVHTNSIEGFWAQLKRTVGGTHISVSPKYLQQYANECAFRYNNRKEPQMMFKVILENLPVREM; via the coding sequence ATGGCAACTTATACTATCCAACAGTTCAGAGAGAAATTCGCAACAGACGAGGCTTGTTTAGACAAGATTTTCACTTTGCGGTACGGGAAGTTAGAAGCATGTCCTGAATGTCAATGTGTTGCATCCTTTCGCCGCATCACAACAAGACGTTGTTATCAATGCACCGAATGTTACACGCAATTCTATCCAACAGCCGGAACGGTATTTGAAAAGACGCGCACTCCTTTAGCGTCTTGGTTTTATGTAATCTATCTTTTCACTTCTACTCGTAACGGAGTAGCGGCTAAAGAAATTCAAAGACAATTAGGAGTGACTTACAAATGCGCTTTTAGAATGGGGCATTGCATCCGTGCCCTGATTCAAGGAATGGGTGCAGAAGCACTAAAGGGGCTTGTAGAATGTGATGAAACGTTTGTAGGTGGGAAAGAATCTAACAAGCATAAAGACCGCAGACCAAAACCAATTCATGTTAGCGTGAATAAAGAAAAGAGAAAATCTCCCATAGCCGGAAAGACTATTGTATTCGGAGCATTGGAGCGCGATGGAAAAGTAATTACAAGAGTTATCCCTGACGTAACTACAAAGTCATTAAAGGCGGCATTAAAAGAAACAGTTGAAGAAGGCTCAATAGTTATTACTGATGAACACGGAGGCTATAAATCAATTACAGACAAATATTTTCACGGTTATGTAAGTCATAGCAAAGGCGAATACGCGCGTGGCGTTGTTCACACAAATTCAATCGAAGGCTTTTGGGCGCAACTCAAAAGGACAGTAGGGGGAACTCACATATCCGTTTCGCCTAAGTATCTTCAACAGTACGCTAATGAGTGCGCGTTCAGGTATAACAACCGTAAAGAGCCGCAAATGATGTTTAAAGTGATTCTTGAGAACTTGCCAGTTCGAGAAATGTAA
- a CDS encoding T9SS type A sorting domain-containing protein, with translation MKRIGTLVCLTFLVVVQLLANPGKKELKIGFRDVTTGLFDVTSIYLDIGRGPLFNPANPPLAQPEDEAKPFDTAVAKPQVYSFTTDSIACYSNSYGAFGSTTIVRLGVRVQGGHSYTFSAQMIDNFDPTTIILIEDRSTGTFQSLRQRGEFTVSLPQPESMEYRFYVHITYPPVIDPIPSGCDNNDGMVTVTQDTFIKWDLCSIDRNGSNPISSYTGISGDLSFSNLPAGTYNVNFYYQGYPARKIVVVGTYKITSSAAPVDSYAAVNEILSFYSQAQNATSYVWDFGEGTVITGVANPEMAYALPGVYSISLHCSNTFGCNAYEYLTAHIGLGASIGDDAEIIPTITLANRTLIIQMNDQVSGPVNYQVYNIAGQEIISGTASNVHTPINLSSQTSGIYILRLQGDDHGTYAKKFFLE, from the coding sequence ATGAAAAGAATTGGGACTTTAGTTTGTTTAACTTTTCTAGTGGTCGTTCAATTGTTGGCTAACCCCGGCAAGAAAGAACTGAAAATTGGCTTTCGTGACGTTACCACTGGTCTTTTCGATGTCACGAGCATCTATCTCGACATCGGCAGAGGTCCGCTATTTAATCCGGCAAATCCGCCGCTAGCTCAACCGGAAGATGAAGCCAAGCCATTTGATACAGCCGTCGCCAAACCACAGGTTTATTCTTTCACTACCGATAGTATTGCTTGCTACTCTAATAGCTATGGAGCCTTTGGTTCTACAACCATAGTTCGTTTGGGCGTCCGTGTGCAAGGAGGCCATTCCTATACTTTTTCCGCACAAATGATAGACAACTTCGATCCTACCACTATTATTTTGATTGAAGACCGCTCTACCGGTACTTTTCAGAGCCTTCGACAGAGGGGCGAATTTACAGTCAGTCTGCCGCAGCCGGAGTCAATGGAATATCGTTTCTATGTTCATATTACCTATCCACCGGTGATTGATCCTATCCCATCGGGTTGCGATAACAACGACGGTATGGTGACGGTTACTCAAGATACTTTTATAAAGTGGGACCTTTGTTCTATAGACCGGAACGGCTCCAATCCTATTTCGTCCTATACTGGTATTAGCGGTGATTTGAGCTTCTCTAATCTTCCGGCAGGCACCTATAATGTAAACTTTTATTACCAAGGATATCCGGCAAGAAAAATTGTAGTAGTCGGCACTTATAAAATCACCAGTTCTGCCGCCCCTGTGGATAGCTACGCAGCTGTAAATGAGATTTTAAGTTTTTATTCTCAGGCACAAAATGCCACTTCCTACGTTTGGGATTTTGGCGAAGGGACAGTAATTACGGGAGTCGCTAATCCGGAAATGGCTTATGCCCTGCCGGGTGTATATTCTATTTCCTTGCACTGTAGCAACACTTTCGGATGTAATGCTTATGAATATTTGACTGCCCATATCGGCCTGGGTGCTTCTATTGGCGATGACGCAGAGATTATACCGACCATTACCCTTGCAAACAGGACTTTGATAATTCAAATGAACGATCAAGTATCGGGACCGGTAAATTATCAGGTTTATAATATCGCCGGGCAAGAAATCATATCGGGTACTGCCTCTAATGTCCATACTCCGATTAACCTCTCCAGCCAGACATCTGGAATTTATATCCTTCGGCTTCAGGGGGACGACCATGGAACCTATGCCAAGAAATTTTTCTTAGAATAA